Proteins from a single region of Thermogemmata fonticola:
- a CDS encoding efflux RND transporter permease subunit: MIARFFIDRPIFATVLSLVITLAGGLAVTTLPVSQFPEIAPPTIQIDCNYPGASALVVSQTVAAPIEQQVNGVEDMLYMNSQCTSDGSYTCTITFKSGTDLNLAQVRVQNRVNLALPQLPEVVRATGVTVRKRSPELLLTIGLTSPPEPDYPQGRYDQLYLSNYALLYLRDELQRLPGISDVTIFGQRDYAMRVWLDPEKLAALHLSASDVVAAIRAQNLPLAAGQLGQPPVRPDQPYQFPLTGVGRLVEPADFERIVLKVGEGGQLVRLRDVARVEMGARAEDVSNRFDDRPTVSLAIFILPDCNALETAAAVLETMARLSQDFPPGLHYEVGYDTTPFIRESIREVYRSLGHAILLVGLVVLLFLGSWRAALIPLAAVPTAIVGTFAVMYAAGFSVNLLTLFGLILAVGIVVDDAIVVVEAVQHQLELGYPPREATQRAMDQVTGPIIAIGFVLSFVFFPCIFISGIVGAFFKQFALTIASATLISTFNSLTLSPALCAILLRGPGAKRPASGWRRGLLLPLLPLRLVNRAFQGLFQASGRGYVRLVGWLLRLPVLVLAAYAAILASGYAAWRSLPIGFIPQQDKGYLICSIQLPDASSAERTRQFISRISQIALNLELEDEAGNKVKPVRHVSGVAGNSFVLSAYGSNFGSMFVILESFERRRSAKLSADAVAAALRREFARQAPEAIVNVFGAPAVPRLGRAGGFRLMIEDRGDVGPEALQGQTDNFIDKANQQKQLVGLFTVFKASSPQWFIRVDRAACAARGLELSQVYETLQATMGNRYVNDFNRFGRTWQVNVQAEPHLRDQIEDIKRLRVRNRWGQMVPLGAVLQVEERSGPLVITRYNMYPAATVNGNIAPGVSTGEAIELVEKLAQQELPSRLAYEWTELTFLEKQSRNTGMAVFALSVVFVFLVLAALYESWLFPLAVMLGVPVCVASSLWAVWLTDPSSAAATVQQWLGASGSWWGLGDWLVHAARWWDEQCIAPLQRGLTRLGIRNQDVNIFTQVGFVVLVGLACKNAILLVEYAREARLRGLSRRQAVLEACQLRYRPILMTSAAFIFGVLPLAAAQGAGAEIRQAIGVAVLGGMLGVTFFGILFTPVWFVVVDRLAQWSGWQSRVTRWLSKLLWWGSGVGLVRWAVSQGYRWLMQVGQGWRQRLAGVTSLAGKRPISGKPPSGSAATPTPPSSTS; encoded by the coding sequence ATGATCGCGCGCTTTTTCATCGACCGGCCCATCTTCGCCACCGTGCTTTCCCTGGTCATCACCCTGGCGGGAGGTCTGGCCGTGACCACCCTGCCGGTGTCGCAATTCCCGGAGATCGCCCCGCCGACCATCCAGATCGACTGCAACTATCCCGGCGCCAGTGCTTTGGTGGTGTCGCAGACGGTGGCCGCCCCCATCGAGCAGCAGGTCAACGGCGTGGAAGACATGCTGTACATGAACTCGCAGTGCACCAGTGACGGCAGCTACACCTGCACGATCACCTTCAAGAGCGGGACCGATCTGAACCTGGCGCAGGTGCGGGTGCAGAACCGGGTGAATCTGGCCCTGCCGCAGTTGCCGGAGGTGGTGCGCGCCACGGGGGTGACCGTGCGCAAGCGGTCGCCGGAGCTGCTCTTGACCATCGGGCTGACCTCGCCGCCGGAACCGGACTATCCCCAGGGGCGTTACGATCAGCTCTATCTGAGCAATTACGCCCTGCTGTATTTGCGGGACGAGTTGCAACGGCTGCCGGGGATCAGCGACGTGACGATCTTCGGCCAGCGGGACTACGCCATGCGGGTATGGCTGGACCCGGAAAAACTGGCGGCTTTGCACCTGAGTGCCAGCGACGTGGTGGCGGCGATCCGGGCGCAGAATCTGCCGCTGGCAGCAGGGCAGTTGGGCCAGCCGCCGGTCCGACCGGATCAGCCGTATCAGTTCCCCCTGACCGGTGTGGGTCGGCTGGTGGAACCGGCAGACTTCGAGCGGATCGTGCTCAAGGTCGGGGAAGGAGGCCAGCTCGTCCGCCTGCGGGATGTGGCGCGTGTGGAGATGGGAGCCCGTGCCGAGGATGTCAGCAACCGGTTCGATGATCGGCCGACAGTCAGCTTAGCCATCTTCATCCTGCCGGATTGCAACGCCCTGGAGACAGCGGCGGCGGTTCTGGAAACGATGGCGCGGCTCAGCCAGGATTTTCCGCCCGGCTTGCACTACGAAGTCGGCTACGACACCACCCCGTTCATCCGCGAGTCGATCCGGGAAGTGTACCGCTCTCTGGGGCACGCGATCCTGCTCGTCGGTCTGGTCGTGCTGCTGTTTTTGGGATCGTGGCGGGCGGCCTTGATCCCGCTGGCGGCCGTCCCCACCGCCATTGTGGGCACCTTCGCCGTCATGTACGCCGCCGGCTTCTCGGTCAACCTGCTGACACTTTTCGGCTTGATTCTGGCCGTGGGGATTGTGGTCGATGACGCCATCGTGGTCGTGGAAGCGGTGCAGCATCAACTGGAGCTGGGTTACCCTCCGCGGGAGGCCACGCAGCGGGCGATGGATCAGGTCACCGGCCCGATCATCGCCATTGGCTTTGTCCTGTCGTTCGTCTTTTTCCCCTGCATTTTCATTTCGGGAATCGTTGGTGCTTTTTTTAAGCAATTTGCTTTGACCATTGCGTCGGCGACGTTGATTTCCACGTTCAATTCGTTGACGCTCAGTCCGGCCCTGTGTGCCATTCTGCTGCGGGGTCCGGGAGCGAAGCGGCCGGCGAGCGGGTGGCGGCGGGGGCTGCTCCTGCCTCTGTTGCCCCTGCGTCTGGTCAACAGAGCATTTCAGGGCCTGTTTCAGGCCTCCGGCCGCGGCTATGTCCGCCTGGTGGGCTGGCTGCTGCGCCTGCCGGTTTTGGTCCTGGCCGCCTACGCCGCGATCCTGGCGAGCGGCTATGCCGCCTGGCGGTCGCTACCCATCGGCTTCATTCCGCAGCAGGACAAAGGGTATCTCATCTGTAGCATTCAGTTGCCGGATGCCTCCAGTGCCGAGCGGACGCGCCAATTCATCTCGCGGATCAGCCAGATCGCGTTGAATCTGGAGCTGGAAGACGAAGCGGGGAACAAGGTCAAGCCGGTGCGGCATGTCAGTGGGGTGGCGGGGAACTCGTTTGTGCTGAGCGCTTATGGTTCCAACTTCGGGTCGATGTTTGTGATTTTGGAGAGTTTCGAGCGGCGGCGTTCGGCGAAGCTGAGTGCGGATGCGGTGGCGGCGGCTTTGCGGCGGGAGTTTGCCCGCCAGGCGCCCGAAGCGATTGTGAATGTGTTCGGGGCGCCAGCGGTACCGCGCCTGGGCCGGGCCGGCGGCTTCCGCCTCATGATCGAAGATCGCGGCGATGTCGGACCGGAAGCCCTCCAGGGCCAAACGGATAACTTTATCGACAAAGCCAATCAGCAGAAGCAACTGGTGGGGCTGTTCACGGTGTTCAAGGCCAGCTCGCCGCAGTGGTTCATCCGGGTGGATCGGGCGGCCTGTGCGGCGCGCGGGCTGGAGCTGAGCCAGGTGTACGAGACGCTCCAGGCGACGATGGGGAACCGCTATGTCAATGACTTCAACCGCTTTGGCCGGACCTGGCAGGTGAATGTCCAGGCGGAGCCGCACTTGCGGGACCAAATCGAGGACATCAAGCGTCTGCGGGTGCGCAACCGCTGGGGCCAGATGGTGCCGCTGGGCGCGGTGCTCCAGGTGGAAGAACGGAGCGGCCCGCTGGTGATCACCCGCTACAACATGTATCCGGCCGCCACGGTCAACGGGAATATCGCCCCAGGGGTGAGTACGGGGGAAGCCATCGAACTGGTGGAAAAGCTGGCGCAGCAGGAGTTGCCCAGCCGCCTCGCTTACGAATGGACGGAGCTGACCTTCCTGGAGAAGCAGTCGCGCAACACAGGCATGGCGGTCTTTGCCCTGTCCGTGGTGTTCGTGTTTCTGGTGCTGGCGGCGCTGTACGAGAGCTGGCTGTTCCCGCTGGCGGTGATGCTGGGGGTGCCGGTGTGCGTGGCCAGTTCGCTTTGGGCGGTGTGGCTGACCGATCCGTCCTCCGCCGCCGCGACGGTCCAGCAGTGGCTGGGGGCCTCCGGCAGTTGGTGGGGGCTGGGGGATTGGCTGGTGCATGCGGCCCGGTGGTGGGATGAGCAGTGCATCGCTCCGCTGCAGCGGGGTCTGACCCGGTTGGGGATCCGCAATCAGGACGTGAACATCTTCACGCAAGTCGGGTTCGTCGTGCTGGTGGGCCTGGCCTGCAAGAATGCGATTCTGCTGGTGGAGTATGCGCGGGAGGCACGGCTGCGAGGGCTGAGCCGGCGGCAAGCGGTGCTGGAAGCCTGTCAGTTGCGTTACCGCCCGATCCTGATGACCTCGGCGGCGTTTATCTTCGGGGTGCTCCCGCTGGCGGCGGCGCAAGGGGCTGGGGCGGAAATCCGCCAGGCGATCGGGGTGGCGGTCCTCGGCGGCATGCTCGGCGTGACGTTTTTCGGCATCCTGTTCACGCCGGTATGGTTCGTCGTGGTGGATCGGCTGGCGCAATGGAGCGGCTGGCAGAGCCGGGTTACCCGTTGGCTTTCCAAGCTGCTCTGGTGGGGCAGCGGGGTGGGGCTGGTGCGCTGGGCGGTCAGCCAGGGATACCGCTGGCTGATGCAAGTGGGGCAGGGGTGGCGGCAGCGACTGGCTGGTGTCACTTCCCTGGCGGGGAAGCGGCCCATCTCCGGGAAGCCGCCATCAGGATCGGCGGCGACGCCGACGCCTCCGTCCTCGACCTCCTGA
- a CDS encoding efflux RND transporter periplasmic adaptor subunit → MGRHSAVMAAGLATALLLSLGCARPAVEPAPTPPPVVTVAQPQVHILCDYEDFTGRTEPYRLVEIRARVTGYLERVYFQDGQDVEAGAPLFQIDASIYKAEYERAAAALLKAERHLETMRLNYERAKYAYERNATAKEAYDQAVGELAEAEADVAAARAARDLAATNLAFTRISAPFAGRLSRRLVDPGNLVRADDTILTTLVALDRLYATFDVDERTVLRFRSMIAKGEYTSSRERPRPVYIGLATDEESFPLAGRIVFTDNQIDSSTGTLRIRALLENPRITRPPWYMLSPGQFIRVRLPLGPPHPAVLIPEKAIGTDQGQKYVFVLNAKNEVQRRNVRLGARYGAWRVIEDKVLSPEDRVIVEGLLRVRPGVVVQPKVAELPPLPEFFLPPEEVADVAPPPRPAELALPVRTPLPADLR, encoded by the coding sequence ATGGGGCGACACAGCGCAGTCATGGCAGCCGGTCTGGCAACAGCTCTGCTGCTGAGCCTGGGATGTGCGCGGCCAGCGGTGGAACCCGCGCCGACCCCGCCGCCGGTGGTGACCGTGGCCCAGCCCCAGGTCCACATCCTGTGCGACTACGAAGACTTCACGGGCCGAACCGAGCCGTACCGCCTGGTGGAAATCCGCGCCCGCGTCACCGGATATCTGGAACGGGTCTATTTCCAGGACGGCCAGGACGTGGAGGCGGGCGCGCCGCTGTTCCAGATCGACGCCAGCATTTACAAGGCGGAGTACGAGCGGGCCGCGGCTGCGCTCCTGAAAGCCGAGCGGCATTTGGAGACCATGCGGCTCAATTACGAGCGGGCCAAGTATGCTTACGAGCGCAACGCCACGGCCAAGGAGGCGTATGATCAGGCGGTGGGGGAACTGGCGGAAGCGGAGGCGGATGTGGCGGCGGCCCGCGCCGCCCGCGACCTGGCGGCGACCAACCTGGCCTTCACCCGCATCAGCGCCCCCTTTGCCGGCCGGCTCAGCCGCCGCTTGGTCGATCCCGGCAACCTGGTCCGCGCCGATGACACCATCCTGACCACGCTCGTGGCCCTGGACCGCCTCTACGCCACCTTCGATGTCGATGAGCGGACGGTGCTGCGCTTCCGCAGCATGATCGCCAAAGGGGAATACACCTCGTCGCGGGAACGCCCCCGGCCCGTCTACATTGGCTTGGCCACCGATGAGGAGAGCTTCCCCCTGGCGGGCCGAATCGTCTTCACGGACAACCAAATTGACAGCAGCACGGGCACCCTACGCATCCGGGCCTTGCTGGAGAATCCCCGCATCACCCGTCCGCCGTGGTACATGCTCTCGCCGGGCCAGTTCATCCGGGTGCGCCTGCCGTTGGGGCCGCCCCATCCCGCGGTGCTCATTCCGGAAAAGGCCATCGGCACAGACCAGGGACAGAAGTATGTTTTTGTGCTCAATGCGAAGAACGAGGTCCAGCGGCGGAACGTGCGCCTGGGCGCCCGCTATGGAGCTTGGCGGGTGATCGAGGACAAAGTACTGTCACCGGAGGACCGGGTGATTGTGGAGGGCTTGCTGCGGGTGCGTCCGGGGGTAGTAGTGCAGCCGAAGGTGGCGGAGCTGCCGCCGCTGCCGGAGTTTTTCCTGCCGCCGGAGGAAGTGGCGGATGTGGCGCCGCCGCCACGGCCCGCCGAGCTAGCCCTGCCGGTCCGCACCCCGCTGCCGGCGGACCTGCGCTAA
- a CDS encoding KTSC domain-containing protein produces the protein MGKHRLGQPPPANSSKGRNRAGRLTPVVVSESSATTTARPAAQSTRGDSSAGSGSSSSARDTRSLESDQTASRPETSAGKKKKLRDALTAISRHVQEKLSLSRQAIQQIRHKAESRWQRLQEVLKQWRAGRALLHLKSLAVETFHALEHVALYAAKKTQVIAAGVGRERGWPPEKVEAFRQSLYWADFVGGYVTGGMALATLGPVAGKAAAVLPSASAVYLAYSTVRNPLAVWRAARRVLRQTVTENVEAASHIATGIARRLRGRKHEKAMAQRVWYEHLADLLDQHPDPDWVWALFLAATAHTQGDVPKALALVQKALSSQKKAKSPTPPSQSQHRVGEVWQGKDGKWYTLIQVGQHVVPVRAHAPDAHQDEKTDLSGWHATPGSSAISHVHYDAAKQRLTVKWRGRSDPRFIAYEGVSPEQVRRILSSPSVGRSINRQLRHDAHRRWTATDIDALTELALQHEDIRRIVTQARRQKAQQLSATLSQLIVPQEQWSADYAQLANAAILSVIPQEKDGRRKWNSDNVVAYEVMYAIAVDNGYIHHGGTHAIDVSSGQTLYETADGTKVVIGIDTKTSFGQSKVGDFDENRASLRQKCDFLAYRPNDPDDHYVTQGVARGVPRMVVYHAGVDVHGQEKDYGFAYYALLGGTTKYTKLHATEDITFTVPPNQEITLGKKTYRAGKKIQIPKGAEIPPDILAIAQPEQLRSWGFDPLQHAMPIKIHGLHSPEDLVKNPQLMRQSDARLQEYLRMVKYEDYAEKVGIKLEEHAEREMKQTADFVASVVRFRGGSTGKEHLDMVAYHAARADKAEQARQEAERRHQELSQRHQRHLELTKRAAQLGNPEVLMQLIGHMETGDYDAAEELLRQHEGSKQRPAPRKKR, from the coding sequence ATGGGGAAACACCGCCTTGGCCAACCTCCACCTGCCAACAGCTCCAAGGGGCGCAACCGGGCTGGTCGGCTGACTCCCGTGGTCGTCAGCGAATCTTCCGCAACGACCACGGCCCGACCGGCAGCCCAGTCCACTCGCGGTGATAGCAGCGCTGGCTCCGGTAGTTCATCCTCGGCTCGCGACACACGCTCCTTGGAAAGCGATCAGACGGCCAGTCGTCCTGAAACATCCGCGGGTAAGAAAAAGAAACTGCGGGACGCTCTGACGGCTATCAGTCGGCATGTCCAGGAAAAACTATCGCTTTCCCGTCAGGCCATTCAGCAGATTCGTCACAAAGCGGAGAGCCGTTGGCAGCGATTGCAGGAAGTCTTGAAACAGTGGCGAGCCGGCCGGGCGTTACTGCATCTGAAATCGTTGGCGGTGGAAACCTTTCATGCCTTGGAGCATGTCGCGCTTTATGCGGCGAAAAAGACACAGGTCATTGCGGCGGGAGTGGGTCGGGAACGTGGCTGGCCGCCAGAAAAAGTCGAGGCGTTCCGTCAGTCGCTTTACTGGGCGGATTTCGTGGGGGGATATGTAACGGGCGGGATGGCTCTGGCCACCTTAGGTCCTGTTGCCGGTAAAGCGGCTGCGGTGTTACCCTCCGCCTCGGCCGTTTATCTGGCCTATTCCACAGTGCGTAATCCTTTGGCGGTCTGGCGGGCGGCCCGGCGAGTCCTGCGTCAGACTGTAACGGAAAACGTCGAAGCTGCGTCTCACATCGCCACCGGCATCGCCAGACGGTTACGTGGGCGGAAACACGAAAAGGCCATGGCTCAGCGGGTCTGGTACGAACACCTGGCCGACCTTCTGGATCAACATCCCGATCCGGACTGGGTTTGGGCACTCTTTCTGGCGGCCACGGCTCACACCCAAGGGGATGTTCCCAAAGCGCTGGCACTGGTGCAGAAAGCCCTGTCTAGTCAAAAGAAAGCGAAATCGCCCACGCCGCCGTCGCAGTCGCAACACCGGGTTGGGGAAGTCTGGCAAGGGAAAGACGGAAAATGGTACACGCTCATTCAGGTCGGTCAGCACGTTGTGCCAGTGCGAGCCCATGCACCCGACGCGCATCAAGACGAAAAGACGGATCTAAGCGGCTGGCATGCCACCCCAGGTTCTTCTGCAATTTCTCACGTCCACTATGATGCGGCAAAGCAACGTCTGACGGTAAAATGGCGGGGCCGCTCTGATCCGCGTTTTATCGCCTACGAGGGAGTAAGCCCGGAACAGGTTCGGCGCATTCTGAGTTCGCCCAGCGTGGGCCGCTCCATCAATCGCCAGCTGCGACATGATGCGCACCGACGGTGGACCGCCACAGACATCGACGCCCTCACCGAACTGGCTTTGCAGCACGAAGATATTCGACGGATTGTCACCCAGGCACGCCGACAAAAAGCTCAGCAACTTTCCGCAACGCTCAGTCAATTGATCGTGCCCCAAGAGCAATGGTCCGCAGACTACGCGCAACTGGCGAACGCCGCCATTTTGAGCGTTATCCCACAAGAGAAAGACGGAAGACGGAAATGGAATTCCGATAACGTCGTTGCCTACGAAGTCATGTATGCCATTGCCGTCGACAACGGTTACATTCACCACGGCGGCACACATGCCATCGATGTCAGCAGTGGTCAGACACTTTACGAAACGGCCGACGGTACGAAAGTCGTGATCGGTATTGACACGAAAACGTCCTTTGGCCAGTCCAAGGTTGGGGATTTTGATGAAAATCGCGCCTCGCTGCGGCAGAAATGTGACTTCCTCGCCTATCGTCCGAACGATCCCGACGACCACTATGTCACTCAAGGTGTAGCCCGGGGTGTCCCGCGTATGGTGGTTTACCACGCCGGGGTCGATGTGCACGGCCAGGAGAAAGATTATGGGTTCGCCTACTATGCTTTACTAGGCGGCACGACCAAGTATACTAAGCTTCATGCAACTGAGGATATCACCTTCACCGTGCCGCCAAACCAGGAAATTACGCTAGGTAAAAAGACTTACCGTGCAGGGAAGAAGATACAGATTCCAAAGGGAGCAGAGATTCCGCCGGATATTCTGGCTATAGCACAACCCGAGCAGCTGCGCTCTTGGGGTTTTGACCCTTTGCAGCATGCGATGCCGATCAAGATTCACGGCTTGCACAGCCCGGAGGACCTGGTGAAAAATCCCCAACTGATGAGACAGTCGGATGCACGACTGCAAGAATACCTTCGCATGGTCAAGTACGAAGACTATGCGGAGAAAGTCGGTATCAAACTTGAAGAGCACGCTGAGCGGGAAATGAAGCAGACAGCCGACTTCGTGGCCAGCGTCGTGCGGTTCCGGGGCGGCAGTACGGGGAAAGAACACCTCGATATGGTCGCCTATCACGCGGCACGAGCCGACAAAGCCGAACAGGCCCGACAAGAAGCCGAACGCCGGCACCAGGAACTGTCTCAGCGGCACCAGCGGCATTTGGAGCTGACCAAACGGGCGGCTCAACTGGGCAACCCCGAAGTCCTGATGCAGCTGATAGGACATATGGAAACGGGGGATTACGATGCGGCGGAGGAGCTGCTACGTCAGCATGAAGGCAGCAAGCAACGCCCAGCCCCGAGGAAAAAGCGATGA
- a CDS encoding DUF1501 domain-containing protein, whose amino-acid sequence MPMPQLQQVRLLQRRTFLAQTCRGVGAVALASLLERQASALPGVLRQPHHPPKAKRVIFMVMAGGASHLELFDNKPELARRHGQPMPESITKGQPIAQLQGAKLICFAPQWGFKKHGQAGIEMNELFVHLPQVADDLCIVRSLYTEAINHDPAHTFMNTGSTVSGRPSMGSWITYGLGSESDNLPGFVVLTSNGRGGQNQPIASRQWSAGFLPGKYQGVHLRSQGDPVLYLTNPPGVDRPRQRDVLDAVQQLNRRYNPLVDDPEIATRIEQYELAFRMQMSIPELMDLRDEPVQILEMYGTKGADGSFAANCLLARRLAQRGVRFIQLYHRDWDHHGSIKPQIKLKIEEIDRPLAALIKDLKRLGMFEETLLVLTGEFGRTPMSQGGSGRDHHMKGFSVLLAGGGIKRGLTYGATDEFGYHAAENRMSVHDLHATMLHLLGIDHERLTYRFQGRDYRLTDVHGRIVRDILA is encoded by the coding sequence ATGCCGATGCCACAGTTGCAGCAGGTGCGCTTGTTACAGCGGCGGACGTTTCTGGCTCAGACCTGCCGGGGCGTGGGGGCCGTGGCTTTGGCCAGCCTCTTGGAGCGGCAAGCGTCCGCCTTGCCGGGAGTGTTGCGCCAACCGCATCATCCGCCAAAGGCAAAGCGGGTCATTTTTATGGTCATGGCGGGGGGAGCGAGCCATCTGGAGCTGTTTGACAACAAGCCGGAATTGGCCCGCCGCCACGGCCAACCCATGCCGGAGTCCATCACCAAGGGGCAGCCGATCGCCCAGTTGCAAGGCGCCAAGCTGATCTGCTTCGCGCCGCAGTGGGGGTTCAAAAAGCACGGACAGGCCGGTATCGAAATGAACGAGTTGTTCGTGCACCTGCCCCAGGTGGCGGATGACCTGTGCATTGTCCGCTCGCTGTATACGGAGGCGATCAATCACGATCCGGCCCACACGTTCATGAACACGGGAAGCACCGTGTCCGGCCGGCCGAGCATGGGGAGCTGGATCACCTACGGCTTGGGGAGCGAATCGGACAATCTGCCGGGTTTTGTGGTACTCACCTCGAACGGTCGAGGCGGACAAAATCAACCGATCGCCTCGCGGCAGTGGAGCGCGGGGTTCCTGCCGGGGAAGTATCAAGGGGTGCACCTGCGCAGTCAGGGCGATCCGGTGCTTTACCTAACCAATCCGCCGGGCGTGGACCGACCGCGGCAGCGGGACGTACTCGACGCTGTGCAACAGCTCAATCGCCGCTACAACCCCCTGGTGGACGACCCGGAGATCGCCACACGGATCGAGCAATACGAGCTGGCCTTCCGCATGCAGATGAGCATCCCGGAGCTGATGGACCTGCGGGACGAACCGGTGCAGATCCTGGAGATGTACGGGACCAAAGGGGCGGATGGCTCCTTCGCTGCCAATTGCCTGCTAGCCCGGCGGCTGGCTCAACGCGGCGTCCGCTTCATCCAGCTCTACCACCGCGACTGGGACCACCACGGCAGCATCAAACCGCAGATCAAGCTCAAAATCGAGGAGATCGACCGGCCCTTAGCCGCCCTGATCAAGGACCTCAAGCGCCTGGGCATGTTCGAGGAAACGCTCCTGGTGCTGACCGGCGAGTTCGGGCGCACTCCCATGTCCCAGGGAGGCAGCGGCCGGGACCACCACATGAAAGGCTTCTCGGTGCTGCTGGCCGGCGGGGGGATCAAGCGCGGCCTCACCTACGGCGCCACCGACGAGTTCGGCTACCATGCCGCGGAAAACCGCATGTCCGTCCATGATCTGCACGCCACCATGCTCCATCTTCTGGGGATCGATCATGAACGGCTCACCTATCGCTTCCAGGGCCGGGATTACCGTCTGACCGATGTCCACGGGCGCATCGTGCGGGACATCCTGGCCTAG